From a single Desulfobaccales bacterium genomic region:
- a CDS encoding NifB/NifX family molybdenum-iron cluster-binding protein has translation MNMVAVTSEGPSLDDQIDPRFGRAAGFVVVNLETMHTQYIDNGQSQLMAQGAGIKAAELIARAGVSCLLTGYVGPKAFKALTAAGIKVGQNLEGLTVGQAVQRFNDGQVEMAQTPNRAGR, from the coding sequence ATGAACATGGTTGCGGTAACGAGTGAAGGTCCTTCACTGGACGATCAAATTGATCCCCGCTTCGGCAGGGCCGCGGGTTTCGTGGTGGTGAACCTGGAAACCATGCATACCCAATACATTGATAATGGCCAGTCCCAATTGATGGCTCAGGGGGCGGGCATCAAGGCAGCGGAGCTGATCGCCCGGGCCGGCGTGAGCTGTCTGCTTACCGGCTATGTCGGCCCCAAAGCCTTCAAGGCCCTGACGGCCGCAGGCATCAAGGTGGGGCAGAACCTGGAGGGGCTGACCGTAGGCCAGGCCGTGCAGCGATTTAATGACGGCCAGGTGGAGATGGCGCAAACGCCAAACCGGGCCGGACGATGA